A portion of the Calliphora vicina chromosome 5, idCalVici1.1, whole genome shotgun sequence genome contains these proteins:
- the LOC135962251 gene encoding probable salivary secreted peptide has translation MKNLLVLSILLVTVVVSVSAGNDYLWGEIGSRDTLISKKIVSKAFVVGLVVKEKYVFKQDNLNAYTITAVKVTDKKKKDGATAELISGGPGSKGATIRFTSQRGHGIKDEVEIWGR, from the exons atgaaaaatttattggtTTTAAGTATTTTACTGGTCACAGTTGTTGTGTCAGTCAGCGCTGGCAATGATTACTTATGGGGTGAAATTGGCAGTCGTGATACCTTGATATCCAAAAAGATCGTTAGTAAAGCATTTGTAGTGGGTTTGGTGGTAAAGGAGAAATATGTTTTCAAACAAGAT aaCCTCAATGCCTATACCATTACGGCTGTTAAGGTGACCGACAAAAAGAAGAAGGATGGTGCCACAGCTGAATTGATAAGTGGTGGTCCCGGTTCCAAAGGAGCCACTATCAGATTTACTTCGCAACGTGGTCATGGCATTAAAGATGAAGTGGAAATTTGGGGCCGTTAA
- the LOC135959741 gene encoding probable salivary secreted peptide yields the protein MSRYIFSALLVVCLMGVISAHKNNYVWGTHSTKDVLLAREMVTRSGFFGVVTTYDYVYKADSLTPPKISYIKITDAKPFGGATATISTGGLNTEAVSILFTSQRGFGIKSFVEIYGTPN from the exons ATGTCAAGATACATTTTTAGTGCGCTTTTGGTTGTTTGTTTGATGGGTGTGATTAGCGCCCATAAAAACAATTATGTGTGGGGTACACATAGCACAAAAGATGTTTTGTTGGCCAGGGAAATGGTTACAAGATCTGGTTTTTTTGGAGTGGTTACTACTTACGATTACGTTTACAAAGCAGAT AGCCTTACACCTCCAAAAATCTCATATATCAAAATTACCGATGCAAAACCGTTTGGCGGAGCTACTGCTACAATATCAACTGGAGGTCTAAATACAGAAGCTGTTAGCATACTATTTACTAGTCAGCGTGGTTTTGGAATCAAAAGCTTTGTGGAAATTTATGGAACGCCCAACTga
- the LOC135960650 gene encoding probable salivary secreted peptide, whose product MLKKFKILILILILNIITNQEALAAKSENTNNHDAVWGARSQRDVHLSRQIVMDKAKTMRIISGDYEYRPKPTDLHYGKTITQIQVTDQYKNGNGGYATLKDGGPSTNYAVIHLKSQRNHGYNFIIDIYGQ is encoded by the exons atgttgaaaaaatttaaaattttaatcttaatattaatattaaatattataacgaATCAAGAAGCCTTAGCGGCAAAAAGTGAAAACACCAACAATCATGATGCCGTTTGGGGAGCACGTAGCCAACGAGATGTGCATCTAAGTCGACAAATTGTTATGGACAAGGCCAAGACCATGCGTATCATAAGTGGAGATTATGAATATAGACCAAAG ccCACGGATTTGCATTATGGCAAGACAATTACTCAAATACAGGTGACCGATCAATATAAAAATGGCAATGGCGGCTATGCCACCTTAAAGGATGGAGGCCCCAGCACCAATTATGCTGTCATTCATTTAAAATCTCAACGCAATCATGGCTATAATTTCATTATTGACATTTATGGTCAATGA
- the LOC135960251 gene encoding probable salivary secreted peptide, whose translation MKSLTVLSIVAGAILLVSVAVQANNITWGYVGPYDRLLATDYVIKPSSWFTKQTAEVVYPPKGHINYVILTAIKAWDWGGRKQFGYASLLKGGPGHRNSTIYLKSQSGKALNFTIQYFGR comes from the exons atgaaatcctTAACTGTATTAAGCATTGTTGCTGGAGCAATACTGTTGGTTAGTGTAGCTGTCCAGGCCAATAATATAACCTGGGGTTATGTGGGACCCTATGATCGCCTATTAGCCACCGATTATGTGATTAAGCCAAGCAGCTGGTTTACCAAGCAAACCGCCGAAGTTGTCTATCCACCCAAG GGCCACATTAATTATGTGATTTTGACCGCCATTAAGGCCTGGGATTGGGGCGGCCGCAAACAATTCGGTTATGCCTCCTTGTTAAAAGGTGGTCCAGGTCATCGTAATTCTACCATTTACCTGAAGTCTCAAAGTGGCAAAGCTTTAAATTTCACCATACAATATTTTGGACgttaa